The Variovorax sp. S12S4 genome includes the window GCGACACGAACACGCTGGAGCAGGGCGAAGACGTCTTTCGCGTTCTGGCGCAGTTCGACACCGGCAACGGCCTGCGGCTTCTCACGCCGGACGGGCGCACGCTTGCAGGCGATGAGGCGGCCGGCAGGCTGCTGGGCGGCATGAAATCGACACGCATTCCCATCCTGCTGGGCGGCTATTCGCGCGGCTCCATGTCGACGGCCTGGGCCATGGCCAAGAACTTTTCAGGTGCATGCAGCTACGACATGCCGGTGCCCGAATGTGCTCCGCCCAAGGGGCTCGCAAACATCAAGGGTGCGATTCTGCTGGCGTCGTTTGCGAGCGGCGCGGGGTACTTGCCGTCGTCGCCCGACCTGGCCGACCGCAACCTGTTTCTTGGTGCCATGGCGGCGGACCATCACATCCTGTTCTATCCCAACTCGGCGCCGCTCGTGGGCATGCACCAGTGGCCGGCCGCCTTCTTCGGCAAGGGTTTGTGGGACCGCGCGGAAACGCTGGAGGGAACCGTTGCGGCCTACGACCGCATTCGCGGCGCGCGCGAAATCGTGGTGGCCCGAGCACCTCATTCGATCGAGACCTGGCCGGAGAGCGACCGGCAGTACCTGCGCGAGCGGATGGTCGCGTTTGCCAAGGTGGCGATTGCCGGCGGCACCGTGGTGCCGGACTCCAAGCCGTGGTCGAACCTGAAAGAGCTGGTCGCGACCACGCCCGATTTGTGGGAGCCCTCGTCCAAGCCCAAGGGCCGCTGAGGCAACTCTCATCGCGACTTGACTTTGTTTCCATCATGCTGGATATTCCTCCGACATCATGGAAAACCAACCCTCCAGCCTGAATGAACGCATCGCGCAGCGCGTGCGAGACCTGCGCGCCGGACGCGGCCTTTCGCTCGACGCGCTGGCCGTGCACTGCGGCGTCAGCCGCTCGATGATCTCGCTCATCGAGCGCGGCGAAAGCAGCCCGACGGCAGTGGTGCTCGAGAAGCTTGCCACCGGCCTGGGCGTTCCGCTGGCCTCGTTGTTCGAGGCACCCCAGCCCGAGGCCGGGCCGGTCTCGCGCCTGGCCGACCAGCCGCAGTGGCGCGATCCGCACTCCGGCTATGTGCGCCGCAACGTGTCGCCCGCCGGCACCGCATCGCCCATCCACATCGTCGAGGTGCTGTTTCCGCCCAAGGCGCGCGTGGCCTACGAAACCGCTGCGCGGGAACCGCAGGTGCACCAGCAGGTGTGGATGCTCGAAGGCACCGTCGAAGTCACGCTCGGCGACGAACACCACCGGCTCG containing:
- a CDS encoding helix-turn-helix domain-containing protein, coding for MENQPSSLNERIAQRVRDLRAGRGLSLDALAVHCGVSRSMISLIERGESSPTAVVLEKLATGLGVPLASLFEAPQPEAGPVSRLADQPQWRDPHSGYVRRNVSPAGTASPIHIVEVLFPPKARVAYETAAREPQVHQQVWMLEGTVEVTLGDEHHRLDAGDCLAMVLDRPMSYYNPTRKIARYAVVIATFPFGSR